The nucleotide window GACTCAAGGGCCCCAGCTTTCAACCGTTATGTTTCCTCTTCCTGTTACCATTGAAGTACATGGTAAAGATGGGAGCTTCTCATAGCCCTGTGCCTATTGCTGTCTAAATCAGAGTTCCCAGATAGTGTCTTGACACAGGAAATGGGTTTGTGGCCATCGCCCAACGGAGCAGACTTCCAGGACTTTGTTGCTATGAACCTGATGTGTTTTCTCACTATGGAAGTAATCCAGACATGACTGCTATACTGTAAGAAAGGGAACCATTTGCATGTCCCAAATACCATGTGAACATACTTTTTCCTTGTAGGTTAGACACATTCTGTGTGAAAAACATGGGAAAATCATGGAAGCCATGGAAAAGTTAAAGTCTGGAATGAGATTCAATGAAGTGGCCACACAGTATAGTGAAGATAAAGCCAGGCAAGGGGTATGGTGCtgttatcatttaaaatgatctctccctgaggtgtctgggtggcacagtccagttaagcatctgactcttggtttcagctcaggtcatgatcccgaggttgtgagatcaagccctgagttgggctccgtgctcagtgcagagtctgcttgagattctccctctgcccctccagctcgtgctctctctctctctctctaaaataaataaatcttaaaaaaaaagggggaaaaaagtctttccGCCATGGAGGACACACAGCAGTAGGGATTATTTCTGCATTCTGCCATTAATTTTAGCCTTGTCTTGGTTTAAAGATCCTAAAAGCAGAAATGTCCAACTTGTGAACAGTTGAGTACAGGTCACCTGTGTCTAAAACTAGGCATTACCAAACTGGCACAGCTAACAGACAACCAGCAACATTGTGAGTGTTTATGTGTTCAGTCCAGGGTTGGATCTCTTCTACCTGTTTGTCCTTGTCAAGCACGCTTCTTTACAGTCCAGATGAATAAACCTAGGAACCTTAGCATTTGTGTTGGGAAATTCTCAAGCTACAGTAGAACTGTTGCCTCTTCAGGGCCACCTGACATCACATATCTTTTGGGTTTTTCAGGGCGACTTGGGTTGGATGACCAGAGGTTCCATGGTGGGACCATTTCAAGAAGCAGCATTTGCCTTGCCTGTAAGTGGGCCAGATGAGCCTGTGTTTACCGACCCTCCAATTAGGACAGAATTTGGATATCATATTATTATGGttgaagggagaaaataaaatggtatgaaAGACTGAACATGTTTTATacattctgtttatttctt belongs to Canis lupus familiaris isolate Mischka breed German Shepherd chromosome X, alternate assembly UU_Cfam_GSD_1.0, whole genome shotgun sequence and includes:
- the PIN4 gene encoding peptidyl-prolyl cis-trans isomerase NIMA-interacting 4, which encodes MPPKGKSGSRKGGKGGAASGSDSSDKKAQGPKGGGNTIKVRHILCEKHGKIMEAMEKLKSGMRFNEVATQYSEDKARQGGDLGWMTRGSMVGPFQEAAFALPVSGPDEPVFTDPPIRTEFGYHIIMVEGRK